The DNA sequence TTCAGCATGCCTTGGGAAAGGTAACATTAGAATGTACATTGCATGACCATGTTTATCCTTTTAACGCTTACATCATGAGAGATCGTGATTTGACTTTTCCCTTGATAATAGGCCTTGATTTCTTGAATGTCTCTGGCATGGCCTTGGACTTCCGTGGCGCAACATATTCTTTGCCCAAAGGGGATAAGGTGCATCAGTTATCCATCCCTTCATCTTCACACAATACTGACTTCTTTTCAACTGCAACCAGATTACATTTAGCACTACCTGCTGTTCAGATCAATGAGGTTACCAGAACTATCATTTAAGATCTTGTGAGTTCAGCAGATGCCTTACCTTCCCAGAGACATCAATTAGAAAGCCTTCTCTTTGATTGGCCTACAGTGTGTACTGATTCACTGGGAAGAACTTCAACCATCAGGCATCGCATCAACACCAGTGATGAAATTCCAGTGAGGAAACGGGCAGACCCTACCCCAGTTCACAAGCAAAAATTAATTGAGGATGAGGTGTCAAAGATGCTGGAAAAGGGAGTCATTCGTCCATCCACTTCCCCGTGGGCTGCACCTATTGTATTGGTGCCAAAAAAGGATGGTAGTTTGCGCTTTTGCGTAGACTACAGGTCCTTAAATGCAAAAACTCCACTAGATGGTTTTCCTATGCCTCAggtgctggacattcttgtctcTTTGTATTGAGCCTCAGTTTTCAGCACGTTAGATCTGAAGAGTGGTTATTGGCAGGTGTGTATGGAGGAAGATAGCATTCCCAAAACTGCTTTTGTCACCAAATCTGCACAATATGAGTTCATTCGTCTTCCGTTTTGTTTGAAAAATGCTGCTTTGACTTTCCAGTGATTAATGAATACCATCTTACAAGAGCTCATAGGTAGATGTTGTTTTGTCTTTATAGACGCTATTGTTGTGTACTCGGCTAATGTTCAGGAGCACTTTGGGCATTTAAGACAGCTGTTCACAAAGCTGGAAGCATCTGGTTTGACTTTGAACTTGAAAAAATGCAATCTAATAAGAAAGTCCCATTCGTTCCTTGGTCATGTCATCTGTGAAGTCCAGCGATTCCTTGGCTTGGTGGGTTGGTATCATCGCTTCATACCTAATTTTTTTAGAGCGTGCAGCACCTCTTCATGCCCTGAAAAAGAAGGATGTCTTGTGGGTATGGACTCAGGAGTGCCAACAATCATTTGAGTGGCTAAAGGAAGCTCTGCAGAAAGCTCCTATACTTAGACCTCCAGATTTCAGTCGACCCTTCAGAGTGCAAACAGATGCCAGTAACGTTGGTTTAGGAGCAGTATTAACACAAGAAACTGATCAAGGGGAAAATGTAATAGCGTATGCTTCCAAGCTGCTGCAGAGTGCTGAGAAGTCATACTCCACAGCTGAGAAAGAGAGTCTCGCTGTGGTATGGGCTGTGGAGAAATGGCGAGAGTACCTCGAAGGACGACACTTTGATGTGCTTATAGACCATTCTGCACTCACATGGGTTTTTAATCATCCAAGACCCACATTTCGGTTAACAAGATGGGTCATTCGGCTCCAAAGCTTTGATTTTACGGTAAAGTACCGTAGAGGGCAGTGCAATGTTATCCCTGACACGCTGTCACGGGGAATGGAAGAAGAAATCCCTGGGACAATTGCTCTCTCTCAGGCGGTCAGTGCCCCATGTAACTTACCTTTGAACTGGGAGGACATCGAGCGTGGGCAGAAAGAGGATGTTTCTCTTCAGCATTTCGTTATGTCATTCAAAATGACTACTTATTTAGGTGTACCTCCAACAAAGAGGTTGTTTTCCAAGTGATCATTCCTACACAATACAGAGAGCAGTGTCTTCAATTCGTCCATGCAAACCCCTTGTCCGGACATCTGGGACGCATGAAAACCTTGCGCAGATTGCTGGAGGTGGCCTATTGGCCAGAGATTCGGAAGGATGTCTGGAAGACCTGTAAAGAGTGTCAGATGTGCCAGCAGTATAAGTCACGGATCACCAAACTTGCAGGTCGACTTCAATCAACTCCCATTGTTGAACCAGGGTTAGGGATTGACCTAATGGGGCCTTTCCCAAAAGTACTCGCCTGAATGAATACCTGCTGGTGATTGTGGATTATTGCAGCAAGTGGTTGGAGTTATTTCCTTTAAGATCTGCAAAAACACCCTTGATTTCAAATGTCCTGACGAAGGAAATCTTTACCAGGTGGGGTACTCCAGCATATCTAGTCTCAGATCGAGGACCTCAATTTACATCTCAACTGCTTCAACACACCTGCAAGCAGTGGGGTGTGGTCCAGAAACTCACAACGGCTTACCATCCTCGGACTAATTTGACTGAGCGAATTAACCATACCCTTAAGACCATGTTAGCCTCCTATGTGCAAGAGAACCATCGCCAATGGGATAGGTGGATCCCTGAATTTCGGTATGCCCTTAATTCGGCATGGCAGGAGAGCACTGACCACACACCTGCTGAAATTGCAATTGGCAGAAAACTGAAAGGTCCCCTTGAGCGTCTTGTCCACAAGTCTCCAGACCCTGACCAAGCCACTTATAACACCATTGAGAGACAGAAGGCCTTATTGGGTTGTGTCAAAGAAAATGTGAGTAGAGCCCAGAAGAGACAGGCCAATTATTATGATCTCAGAAGGAGACTAGTCCAATATGAAGAAGGAGACTTAGTATGGGTACAAAACCACCCGTTGTCTCGAGCAAGTGATGCTTATATGGCAAAGCTGGCTCCCAAGTGGCAAGGACCTGCTAAAgttatatcaaaacttaataaaGTCAATTATCGAGTAAGAATGGTCCAGGAGCCAAATAATGTTGAGATCTATCATGTAGAGAagttaaaacccttttttggggctGTCTAGCCTTTTTCAGAATCGAGGGGTATGTAACAGTTCCAGAGTGTGTTCACTATTACTGGCTGTCTATAGCTGTTTTGTAATTATCTTCCTGGTCACCAGGGGGCAACGCCCTCAGGTAAGGGGTTGAGAATACCCATATAAAGAAGAATGAGTGATCTAGCTGGAAAAAGGGCCATGTGGTGGCTTGATTTGGAGAGGGCTCACTCTTTTTACTTAAGAGGGGTTTTGAGTTGAGGCTCAATGTTTATGCCTCTTTTGGCTAGTATTTGAGGAACACTGTGTTTGCAATACTCAATGTAGGCCATATTTCCTCAATTGTGTTGTTTGGAGTTAGCCGGAATCCTTGTGTTCAATACGGACTTAACCCCAGCATCAAATCTTCTtcgattagattttttttggggtggattatatatagcctacttttttCCAACCTGGCCTGGAGGACTACAAGTTTTGGCTGAGTGGGTTTTTTTCCGGTGATGAGACTGTGGTCACAACTGATCTAATTTTGAACTGAACTTTTGTGCATTAACAAGCGGATTGATCATCGCTGGATTGCAGGTTCATTATTTCCATTACACACATGTTATGTGTTTACCTTGTATGGATTGAACTAATGTTGAAGGTCTCATTGGACCAGGTTTTGGGTGATTGTAAGCTATTATTGCTGTTGGGTGTTGTGatatattattttgatatatacATTTTGAGCTGGTGGTTGGCAATTATATTTGGATGTGATTCCTCCCTTATTTTCTATTTGTGTTTCCTTTTTTGTCTTTGATATTAGACAAGTTGTCACAAGGTCATCAGTTGCGAAACCTCGTGTGGTGAAATCAGTTAAATCACAGGATGGATTGTGTTATTAAAACCTGTTGCACAAGAAGTTTTCTGGCTTTTCTAGTCGAGCCTGTCTGGGTGAATCAGCAACCAGAGAAGAAGAACAGATTTACAAGCAGCAGACACAATCTCACAGATCTGATGTGTTATTCATCACGGATGCATTCaactgaccaaaagtgacagcGAAGACATgtatcatgttacaaaagatttctgtttctaataaatgctggtcttttgaactttatgtgaatcctgaaaaagaaatgtatcacagtttccacaaaaatattcagcaatatttttttatatttttacatccagttgtttttcttttcgttttttctttatttgatctatatttagttttattttagtttcagttattttGGTACAAGTTACACAATTAAAACGAGAAATGCTGCTTTAGTAACTAgccagattaaaataataataaattggtcTTTATTTTAGTTTTCGGTGACAATAATAACCCTGCACATGTGCTGCTCCAGAACCAGCCACTCAaccgtgttctgaagatgaagagCATTGTGTGATCAGACCCAGACCAGGAGTGTGTGTGACATCAGAGGTATGATCACATTACTGTCAAATAATGTAAAGTGCGCACTGCTGATGTGTGATGTCATGAAAAATGGTCTCCATAGCAACTCTCCTGAAGATACAATGTATAGGTAATGTTTATGAATGAAGAGTGTTTGTCTGATATCAGGAAACTacatacaggtgtgtgtgtgtgtgtgtgtccccagAACGGAGGAGAGCAGCTGTGTTCAGACAATATAGTACCCTTCTAAGACTttgattttgttgatttaaaaaaattcctAGGCACTCatgaatattttttatgtatatatatatatattatgtaatatggGGTAATATAAGGGTGAGTCTGTGGGGAAGTTGAGATGATGTGAACACAAATATATAAAGAGTTTTCCATTTTGCCTGCCCTGTGATGGAGAGAGGCCGTGATATAAATGGTAACtacatttaggtaaaaaaaaaaaaaagttttttttgctgTTCAAAGTGATTTTTGTGTGATGTATGTTACTTCCTGTGTCTAAACAATTATAGACAAATCAGAAAAAATatcgtgtttgtgttttaggagGTTATAATACTGTTAGCTCTAAACTGCTGGATGATACAAGTCTGTTAAAATGGCAGGAGTGGGGTAAGATGAGCCAGTGGCTCACCCCTTCTCATAATTATAAATGACTATTTTACTGTGATTCTACATATTTCCTCTCAttaaaaagcaaacttttttttagttCTTCAATTACTATTTTGTGCTGAAATGTTGTAATCTTTAAATGTATTATCTTCTAATTTATTCATATACATATTGTATAATTTGTATTATCttcgttaaaaaaaattatgccacGTGTTTTTCCACACACTGAGTATCAAGCTCAACACAGACTGTAGTCTCTTATATTATCTTACAGCGCCATCTAGTGCTCATATACTGGCACGACCAGAGTGTCCACTCAAATACAGTTTATCCTTCACAGATCACACATCTAAAACCATGCATTCTAGAAttaaactttatttagatgaaaagtaaaaaaacaaatcaaagaaaGCATGTTTTTAAGGCAAAGGTAGATGTGAGTTTGACTGAACTGGTCACTTCACAGCATCTAAAGGccaaacacacacatcagagtCGTCCTCCTCCAGAGAAGATGAGCTCCAGAGCGGCCTGCAGATCTCCGTTTGTGGCTGTCAGCGCTCGCAGAGCCACTTCCTCGTCCTGGATGCCCATATCCCTCAACTGCTGCATCTGCGTCTGCCAGcggccctgcacacacacacacacacacacacacacacacagacacacacacacacacacacacagatagagacACACATGTTAAAGCCAGCAGTGCATCAATCCTCTACTGCTCTCATTTAATggaattaaagggacagttccccAGAAATGCagattctgtcatgatttacttaccttcatgttgttccaaacctgtatgagcttCTCCTGAAGAACATGAAGATATActgaagaatgttgggaaccaaacAGTTGGTGGACTCCATTGGCTTCAACagtatgtgtgtaaaaaaaaaaaaactaactaacatagaagtcaatgggtaccagcaactgtttgcttCCCAACCCTCTTCAAAATATCACAGAAGAGCGTTCAGCAGAAGAgacaaactcatacaggtttaaaaagaGTAAACCATGACAGAAAGATTTGGGTGACAAAACACTAAGTGATAGTAGTAAAACATATACAAGTTCATATACAGAAATGatttaaagttagaattgtgCTTGTATACAATGCATATATTGCTTCATACTAACTTAAatgcaataataacaataataatgataataattctaCTTACTACATTACTTATAAAGAAGTCTTGTTTAATGAGAAATTGGTCAAAATTAATCTTATAATTCAAGTTAGATGTAAAACAAACTAATATTTGCCAAtggatttagaaaataaaatgaattcattgagaaagcatgtgtgtgtgtgtgtgtgtacgtgtgtatgtgtgtgtacgtgtgtgtgtacgtgtgtatgtgtacgtgtgtatgtgtgtgtgtacgtgtgtatgtctgtgtgtgtatgtgtgtacgtgtgtgtgtgtgtatgtgtatgtgtgtgaatgtacGCGTGCATGGGTGTGATTGTGTgtgcgtacgtgtgtgtgtgtacgtgtgtttgtctgtgtgtgtacgtgtgtgtgtgtgtgtatgtgtatgtgtgtgaatgtacGCGTGCATGGGTGTGATTGTGTgtgcgtacgtgtgtgtgtgtacgtgtgtgtacgtgtgtgtacgtgtgtgtgtgtgtgtgtgtgtgtgtgtgtgtacatgtgtgtgtgaatgtacgcGTGCATGGGTGTGATTGTGTgtgcgtacgtgtgtgtgtgtgtgtacgtgtgtgtatgtgtgtgtgtgtgtgtgtgtgtgtgtgtacgtgtgtatgtctgtgtgtgtgtgtgtacgtgtgtatgtgtgtgtgtgtgaatgtacgcGTGCATGggtgtgagtgattgtgtgtgtgtgtgtgtgtgtgtgtgtgtgtgtgattgtgtgttgtGGTTGTGTCACCTGAGGTGAGCTCACTCCAGAGGCCTGTAGCGCCTGCTGCAGCGCGTGACTGAACAGACTGCTGCTGACGCGGGCTCCTGACGACCCTGACGCTGCGCTGGAAGACCCCTCCTGCAGAGTAAAGCACAGTGAGGACTGAGTGGAGATGTGAGCTGTATTAGTCACTGAGACctggtgttcagtgtgtgtgtgtgtgtgacctgagCGCTCCGTGTCGCTGTGACGCCGCTGCTCTCCGGAGTGCTGGCTAAGGCCAGGGCGGACGCGAGCTCGCTCTGAGTGATGGGTCGGGGGCCCGTGGCTCCGCTGTGACCAAACGTCTGTGGTCTGGAGCCTGCAGACACTCGCTGGGCTCGCACTGAACCGCCTCTGCTTCCCTGCTTCAAACAACACGTACAGTATGACCATATACATCAAAATACTATCTGGTCACTGtgatttcacaataatactaaacattttcctcactacaatattattataaacacTAATAAAACAACCTCTTCTCACAATAATACTACTATAATAATGAAACAATTATTttcactataataataataaatattccatttttatatattacaaaaaattaatatataactataacaattataataaaatctaatctaacacacacacacacacacacacatacacatatgttTTATACACAAAATATTCTAACATCAACACATTGTATATTTTACATTGAAGGAGGTAAAAACGTACAGATTGGAAATCGTCGTCCTCATCCGACATGCCATCAAACAGAAAACCTCCTGCTCCACACAGAGAGAGAATAAAGACATGAGCATCAGTGATCCGGAGCTGTGGATCAGGATGAGGATCAGGATCAGACGTGTACCTGGCAGCTCACTGAAGGAGGCGGCGGCAGGGTTTCGTGTGGAGCTGCTGCCGGTCACTGAGTGCAGGACCAGGATGATGGCGTTGACCAGTGCTGGGTGAGACTGGATCAGTCTGTGGGAGGTGATGGAGATCATGTTCACTGGGGCTCTGTGagagactgtgtctgtgtgtgttcaggagaCTCACATGTCCAGCAGCTTCGGGTCTGTGAACTGAACGAACAGATCCTTGTCCTGGAGCACACCTGTAAAACCAGTGAGCTGATGAGAGACGGACCCAATCAAACCCTGGAGCTGCAGTGTGCTTCACAGTCACCCTACCTAAAGCCACGGGGTCCGAGCGGAGTCCCGGCGAGGCCACGATGATCTGCTCCAGAGACTCTTTATTAGCCAGCATCTTAAACACCTGCAACCCAGCGACTCAATCAGGTTTGCACTTTTCTTCATAGAAAAAAGTTTGCAACTTGGGGACTtgatatataaaacaaacaataaaaataataatgaagtcaCTGACATGATTACACAAAGCTAAATGGTCTTAAAAATAGACACATGGTCAAAATGAAAAACCATCATAaggaatgaatgggaaatacaaaaATGACATACAATCTACAAATCAcccataattaaatattattaaaaagtttccaaatatatataataatttaataattgtatattatatatccagtttatgtgtgtgtgtgtgtgtgtgtgtgtgtgtgtttctttttttataaatttaaatgattttattttaaataattgtaaatttatttatttatacatttttggtctACAATCTACAAATCATTTTCCAAACTATACatatcaaaatgaaaatgtattaatttaataattgtgtgcatttatgtgtgtgtgtgtttctatatttttatttgcattttatttgcaagtgtttatttgtttttaaatacttttaatatatattttaactttttttttctttaattttcagttgtattattttaaataaaaataaatttagatgCAAATATCAAATAGTAGTAGTAAATTACctcaaaatacaatattaaataaataatagtgaaACAAAATATACTACATCACTTTCAagaataatgaatgaatgtatgtGGATAACAGAGGGTTTCAGAAGAAACGTGTTAAATCAGTATGAATACACTATGTATAGTTGCAATTTGCTAATTCTTTCACACATTCATTCTGTACTTTATTGTGGACTCAGAAttaattcaaatgatttgttttttttgttgt is a window from the Carassius carassius chromosome 13, fCarCar2.1, whole genome shotgun sequence genome containing:
- the ubl7b gene encoding ubiquitin-like protein 7b isoform X2; translated protein: MESSAWHLSLKLSDKPKEVFQFPDTEPGDVCPGGYQVSTLKQLISAQLCDALPDPELIDFVHCGCVLKDDLTLDSYGIKSGSTLHILKKTWPEPEVKPEPVNRSAAVREFRTLQAALLSSGGYRDAVFKMLANKESLEQIIVASPGLRSDPVALGVLQDKDLFVQFTDPKLLDILIQSHPALVNAIILVLHSVTGSSSTRNPAAASFSELPGGFLFDGMSDEDDDFQSGSRGGSVRAQRVSAGSRPQTFGHSGATGPRPITQSELASALALASTPESSGVTATRSAQEGSSSAASGSSGARVSSSLFSHALQQALQASGVSSPQGRWQTQMQQLRDMGIQDEEVALRALTATNGDLQAALELIFSGGGRL
- the ubl7b gene encoding ubiquitin-like protein 7b isoform X1 — encoded protein: MESSAWHLSLKLSDKPKEVFQFPDTEPGDVCPGGYQVSTLKQLISAQLCDALPDPELIDFVHCGCVLKDDLTLDSYGIKSGSTLHILKKTWPEPEVKPEPVNRSAAVREFRTLQAALLSSGGYRDAVFKMLANKESLEQIIVASPGLRSDPVALGVLQDKDLFVQFTDPKLLDILIQSHPALVNAIILVLHSVTGSSSTRNPAAASFSELPGGFLFDGMSDEDDDFQSQGSRGGSVRAQRVSAGSRPQTFGHSGATGPRPITQSELASALALASTPESSGVTATRSAQEGSSSAASGSSGARVSSSLFSHALQQALQASGVSSPQGRWQTQMQQLRDMGIQDEEVALRALTATNGDLQAALELIFSGGGRL